In Aegilops tauschii subsp. strangulata cultivar AL8/78 chromosome 3, Aet v6.0, whole genome shotgun sequence, one genomic interval encodes:
- the LOC109744872 gene encoding LOW QUALITY PROTEIN: BTB/POZ and MATH domain-containing protein 1 (The sequence of the model RefSeq protein was modified relative to this genomic sequence to represent the inferred CDS: inserted 2 bases in 1 codon) codes for MSFAGVSIARYSGDIARYTGDVASGHAVDVSTASGYHLLVVTGYSRTKASAPTTGKAIASLPFTVGGRRWSIRCFPDGDTSESSQYISLYLHLVDKDVTEAVKVQYSFSFVDEVENQGPACVRAKKAHDFSSCHATWGQKYFWNRVDLEKSSHLKGNCFTIRCDLAVATTFDRFITVPPSSIQRHIMNLLLSKEGTDVTFSVGGETIVAHRCVLAARSSVFKAELFGPMMEGTIASVIQIEDMEARVFRALLSFIYTDSLPDMEDDNVEDREAQELLWLQHLLAAADRYDLQRLKILCEEKLCKXTAVSSVKTIFILAERHSCGGLKEVCLEFLKTPSNLKEITAADVFDDIVSTCPYLLKELIAKFAS; via the exons ATGTCGTTTGCCGGCGTGTCTATCGCCCGCTACAGTGGCGACATCGCCCGTTACACCGGCGACGTCGCCAGCGGCCACGCCGTCGACGTCTCCACGGCCAGCGGTTACCACCTGCTTGTGGTCACCGGTTACTCGCGTACGAAAGCCTCTGCACCTACTACCGGCAAGGCGATCGCCTCTCTCCCTTTCACGGTGGGAGGCCGCCGTTGGTCCATCCGCTGCTTCCCTGACGGCGACACCTCGGAAAGCAGCCAATACATCTCTCTCTATCTGCACCTTGTCGATAAAGATGTCACAGAGGCTGTCAAGGTGCAGTACTCCTTTAGCTTCGTCGACGAGGTTGAAAACCAAGGCCCCGCATGTGttcgagccaaaaaggcacacgATTTCTCCAGCTGCCATGCGACATGGGGTCAAAAGTATTTTTGGAACAGAGTCGACCTCGAGAAGTCAAGTCATCTCAAGGGCAACTGTTTCACCATCCGATGTGACCTCGCCGTCGCCACCACGTTTGATCGCTTCATCACGGTGCCGCCTTCCAGCATACAACGGCATATCATGAACCTCCTCCTGTCCAAGGAGGGCACCGACGTGACGTTCAGCGTCGGCGGCGAGACGATCGTCGCGCACCGGTGCGTGCTCGCGGCCCGGTCCTCAGTCTTCAAGGCAGAGCTCTTTGGCCCCATGATGGAAGGCACGATAGCAAGCGTCATACAGATAGAAGACATGGAGGCGAGAGTGTTTAGGGCCTTGCTTAGCTTTATTTACACCGACTCGCTACCCGACATGGAGGATGACAACGTGGAGGATAGAGAAGCACAAGAATTGCTGTGGCTGCAGCACTTGCTTGCAGCGGCAGATAGATACGATCTCCAAAGGTTGAAGATACTATGTGAAGAAAAGTTATGCAA CACAGCCGTGAGCTCGGTCAAAACTATTTTTATTCTAGCTGAGCGGCACAGCTGTGGTGGGTTGAAGGAGGTATGCCTTGAATTCCTCAAGACACCGTCTAATTTGAAAGAGATAACGGCGGCTGACGTCTTCGACGATATAGTTAGTACATGCCCCTATCTTTTAAAGGAGCTCATTGCCAAGTTTGCTTCCTAA
- the LOC120961890 gene encoding BTB/POZ and MATH domain-containing protein 2-like: protein MSFAGISLISDGKAAIGQSIDVATASGYHLLVVNGYSRINATTPNGMKILSLAFMVGGHRWCIWFYPNGDRGSADSISLFLHLIDENVAEVLKVQYEFSFIDELQYQDSAFIRARKPDIFSSSKPSWGYKSFTKRDVLEKSKHLKDDCFTIRCDLSIATTIDLFIKVPPSGIQQDISDLFLSKEGTDVRFMVSGEKFAAHRCVLAARSAVFKTELFGPMKESTVASVIDVEDMEAKVFSALLEFIYTDTLPDMEIDMGEEEGGAQEALFLQHLLAAADRQQLRWQKVMAMGDLDSQATRWCPSVVEDIIAELSLNDD, encoded by the exons ATGTCATTTGCTGGCATATCTCTCATCAGTGATGGCAAAGCTGCCATCGGCCAGTCCATCGACGTCGCCACAGCCAGCGGGTACCACCTGCTTGTGGTTAATGGCTACTCGCGTATCAATGCCACTACACCTAACGGCATGAAGATCCTCTCTCTCGCTTTCATGGTAGGAGGCCATCGTTGGTGCATATGGTTCTATCCTAATGGCGACCGCGGGAGTGCCGACTCAATATCTCTCTTTCTGCACCTTATTGATGAGAATGTTGCAGAGGTTCTGAAGGTGCAGTATGAATTTAGTTTCATTGACGAGCTTCAGTATCAAGATTCAGCATTTATTCGTGCAAGAAAGCCAGACATTTTCTCCAGCAGTAAACCATCTTGGGGTTACAAGTCTTTCACGAAAAGAGATGTCCTTGAGAAATCAAAGCACTTAAAGGACGACTGTTTCACCATCCGATGTGACCTCTCCATTGCCACGACCATTGATCTCTTCATCAAGGTACCGCCTTCTGGCATACAACAAGATATCAGTGACCTCTTCCTGTCCAAGGAGGGCACAGACGTGAGGTTCATGGTGTCTGGTGAGAAGTTCGCGGCCCATCGGTGTGTGCTTGCAGCTCGGTCTGCGGTCTTCAAGACAGAGCTGTTTGGCCCCATGAAGGAGAGCACAGTAGCAAGTGTCATAGATGTAGAAGACATGGAAGCAAAGGTATTTAGCGCCTTGCTTGAATTTATTTACACCGACACGCTACCTGATATGGAGATAGACATGGGGGAGGAGGAAGGGGGAGCCCAAGAAGCATTGTTTTTGCAGCACTTGCTTGCAGCGGCGGATAG GCAGCAACTCAGGTGGCAGAAAGTCATGGCGATGGGTGACCTGGACAGTCAAGCTACAAGATGGTGCCCTTCCGTCGTCGAAGATATCATCGCTGAACTTTCTCTGAACGATGATTAG